The window GTGTAGAAGCATTTGTAACATTACACCACTTTGATACTCCAGAAACTTTACACTCTAATGGAGATTTCTTAAATAGAGAAAATATTGAACACTTTGTAGCGTATGCAGAGTATTGTTTTGAAGAATTTAAAGAAGTTAAATACTGGACTACATTTAATGAAATCGGACCTATCGGCGACGGACAATACCTAGTAGGGAAATTCCCACCTGGTATTCAATATGATTTAGCTAAACTATTCCAATCGCACCACAATATGATGGTTTCACATGCTAAGGTAGTAAAAATTTATAAAGATAAAGGATATGAAGGAGAAATCGGTGTAGTTCATGCACTTCCAACTAAATATCCACTTAATCCAAAAAATTCTGCAGATGTAAGAGCAGCTGAATTAGAAGATATTATTCACAACAAATTTATTTTAGACGCTACATACTTGGGAAAATACTCAGAAGCAACACTTGCAGGAGTTAAAGAAATTCTAAATTCTAACGGTGGAGAATTAGACCTAAGAGATGAAGATTTTAAAGTTTTAGAAGCAACAAAAGATTTAAATGATTTTTTAGGAATAAATTACTATATGAGTGATTGGATGGAAGCATTTGATGGAGAAAATGAAATAATTCATAACGGGAAAGGCGAAAAAGGGTCTTCTAAATATCAAATAAAAGGTGTAGGTAAAAGGGTTGCTCCTGACTATGTAAAAAAAACTGATTGGGACTGGATTATTTATCCCCAAGGTTTATATGATCAAATCATGAGAGTTAAAAACGATTATCCAAACTACAAGAAAATTTATATCACAGAAAATGGATTAGGCTATAAAGATGAATTTTTAGATGGAACAGTTTACGATGACGTAAGAATTGACTACGTGAAAAAACACCTTGAAGTTATCTCAGATTCAATTAAGGATGGAGCAGATGTAAGAGGCTACTTCATTTGGTCATTAATGGATGTATTCTCATGGTCAAATGGATATGAAAAACGTTACGGTTTATTCTATGTAGACTTTGAAACACAAGAAAGATATCCGAAAAAATCTGCTCACTGGTACAAGAAAGTTTCAGAAACACAAGTTATTGAATAGTATCAAAGAAATTTCTTAATAAATTTTATACATAAATATATTAGTCCTTTACTGCCACTTTACTTTATTTTAGGAGGAAATGAAAATGGTTATTAAGTTAAAAATGATAAATTAACAGTAAAATTTTCAGCACTAGGGGAAGCTTTAACATCAATAAAAGATAAAGGTGGTGTTGAGTAACTTTTGCAAGGTAATCCAGAATATTGACATTAACTATTTTCCATATGAGGTAGTGTAAGAGGAGATGAAATTTTACTATAAGGAAAAAATAGAAAAATATAAAGACCTGGCTTAGTAAGAAAAGAAAATTTTACTTATAATAAAATAGAAGATAAAGTATTCTCATTTAGTTACAAATTAACAGAAAAAACATTGAGAAAACATTCATATGATTTTGAATAAACAATTGTATTAGAAGAACGGAGTGGATTATCTACATTATTAGAAGAATCAGATAATTTAGTACAAAAAAGACAGGTTACATTTATTGAAACTAGAAAAACAAGTGTAAAATCATTTGATATAACAGTTTTATAGAAGATGAAATAAGAGTTTAATAAGGTTAAAGATAATATTTCAAAAAGGGCATTTTTAGCATATGAAAAGATATATGAAATAACATTTAAATAAAAAACAGATATTCCAAATGTGCAACAAGAAAAACTTTATGAACTAGGTAAATGATATATTAATGAAAGAGATGAATAGATTAGCCATTCGCATA of the Gemella sp. zg-570 genome contains:
- the lacG gene encoding 6-phospho-beta-galactosidase → MTKTLPKYFIFGGATAAYQAEGATKTDGKGAVAWDKYLVDNYWYTAEPASDFYNRYTVDLKLAKEYGLNGIRISIAWSRIFPTGYGEVNQKGVEYYHKLFDECHKHGVEAFVTLHHFDTPETLHSNGDFLNRENIEHFVAYAEYCFEEFKEVKYWTTFNEIGPIGDGQYLVGKFPPGIQYDLAKLFQSHHNMMVSHAKVVKIYKDKGYEGEIGVVHALPTKYPLNPKNSADVRAAELEDIIHNKFILDATYLGKYSEATLAGVKEILNSNGGELDLRDEDFKVLEATKDLNDFLGINYYMSDWMEAFDGENEIIHNGKGEKGSSKYQIKGVGKRVAPDYVKKTDWDWIIYPQGLYDQIMRVKNDYPNYKKIYITENGLGYKDEFLDGTVYDDVRIDYVKKHLEVISDSIKDGADVRGYFIWSLMDVFSWSNGYEKRYGLFYVDFETQERYPKKSAHWYKKVSETQVIE